The genomic window GCCCGTCAGATCGCCGACAAGCGCGAGGCCGCCGAGCGCGCCGCCATGCTGGCCAAGCGCCGCAAGCGCGTCTCGCTGGAGAACCTCTCCGACGTCCTCAAGGAGGGCAAGGTCGACACCCTCAACCTCATCCTCAAGGGCGACAGCTCGGGTGCGGTCGAGGCGCTGGAGGACTCCCTGCTCAAGATCGACGTCGGCGACGAGGTCGCGCTGCGCGTCATCCACCGCGGTGTCGGTGCGATCACGCAGAACGACGTCAACCTGGCCACGGTCGACTCCGCCGTCATCATCGGCTTCAACGTCCGTCCGGCCGAGCGGGTCGCCGAGCTGGCGGACCGCGAGGGCGTGGACATGAAGTTCTACTCGGTCATCTACAACGCGATCGAGGACGTCGAGGCCTCCCTCAAGGGCATGCTCAAGCCGATCCATGAGGAGGTCGAGCTCGGCACCGCCGAGATCCGGCAGGTCTTCCACTCCTCCAAGTTCGGCTCGATCGCCGGCTCGATCGTCCGCTCCGGCATCATCAAGCGCGGCACCAAGGCCCGCCTGGTGCGCGACGGCGTGGTCGTCAACGGCGACCTCACCATCGAGACACTGCGCCGCGAGAAGGACGACGTCACCGAGGTCCGCGACGGCTACGAGTGCGGTATCAACCTGGGCTTCAAGGACATCGCCGAGGGCGACGTCATCGAGACCTGGGAGATGCGCGAGAAGCCGCGCGACTGAGCGCGCGGACCGCTGCCGGGAGCACCGGCTGAGCAACGTCGGCGGGGCCGGCCACCACCTGGTGGCCGGCCCCGCCGTCGGCGTACCCGGGTGCTGCGAAGCCGTGCGATGTCCTGCGGCGCTCCCGTGGTCGACCGTCAGTGCACTGCTCGACCGCTCGACTCCTGGAAGTCAGACGGTCGACCGGAGCATTGACGGTCGACCCGGTGAGGGGGGCGTGACGGCGCAGCCGACCGCCTGAGAACGCGTGCCGCACGAGGAAGGGGCGGGGCCACCGTGTGGTGGCCCCGCCCCTCGCGGCGGTGTGCCGGGCGCGTCAGATGCGCGCGTCGACGTCCTGGTAGCCGGAGTCCTCGCGGGTTCCGCCCATGCCGTCGCCCACCTCCCGGTAGTCGCGGATCATCGTGACGGAGCGGACCCACTTGACCATCTTGTAGCCGTGGCCGGACTCGCAGCGCAGGCGCAGCGGCGCTCCGAACATGCCGGAGAGCGGCTCGTCGTTGCGGCTCCAGGCGAGCAGGGTCTCGTCCTCGAGCGCGAGGTCGAGCGGGAGGCAGGTGTAGTACGGCTCGACGGGTCGGCCGTCGTGCATGTGCTGCGCCTTGCCGAAGGACTCGAACATGACCCACTTGGCCTCGGGATCGATCTCGCCGACCTGGTCGAGCAGGTCGCGGACGCGGATGCCGGTCCACTTCGCGATGCCTGTCCAGCCCTGCATGCACGTGTGCATGGTGATCTGAGACTGCGTGGCGATCTCACGGAGCTCCTCCAGGGAGAAGGACGCCGGGTGGGAGACCATGCCTCCGACCTCGAGCCGGAAGTCCTTGAAGTCGCCCGCGGCGAGCTCGTGCCACTCCTCGGACTCGTCCATGGAGGGCGTGCGGGTGTTGACCCAGTGGAAGGGAGAGATGTCCTTCTCCGTCCAGACCTTCTTGGTGCGCTGGGTGGAGGAGAAGTGGTCGATCGTCAGCTTCTTGACGGGGCGGGTGGCGCCCCAGAGGACCCGCTGGCTGCGGCGCAGGTCGGAGAGCGTCCAGTAGGACTGGGCGATCCAGAGGGCCACGACGATCGCGACGGTGATGAGGACGATCGCGAGGGCCGAGCCCGCCCTGGCCGGGTCATAGTGGCCGTACACGATGTGCGTGAGGTTGTGGTCGCGGTGCACGACGAACACGAGGACGACGTGGACCAGGGCGAAGCCGAGGTAGATGACCAGGCCGAGGAAGTGCAGCGAGCGCGCCGTCTGACGGTTGTGCAGCATCTTCGCGTACCAGGGGAAGCGGCCGATGACGGCCGGGGACATGGCCGGACCGGTGATCATCATGAGCGGGGCGGCGATGAAGATGATGGCGAAGTAGGCGAGCTGCTGGAGCCCGTCGTACGGGGTGAAGTCGCACAGGGACGGGGCCTGCAGGTGCAGGTAGGTGAGCAGCGAGTGCCAGGCGTCGGGGAAGATGCTCCAGCTCGTCGGGACCAGGCGTCCGGCGAGGCCGAAGCCGATGAGGCAGCCGACGTAGATGAAGCCGTTGAGCATCCACAGCGTGGTGGCGATGCCGTGCCACGCGCGTCCCAGGCCGATCTTGGCGTGGCCGGGCAGGGCGATGAGGGGGGAGAGGTCGCGCTGGTCGTCGCGCGCCGTGAAGGCGCCCTCCTCCCACGGCACCTTGTCCTTGGTGAAGCGGATCCACTCGGAGCCCGGCGCGCACTGGTCGTTGAAGTACAGACGCGGGTGCGAGGCGAGGATCTCGATGCCGGAGCGGATGAGCATGCCCATGAGGATGAAGTTCACGAGGTGCGTGAAGCGGATCCACATGGGGAAGGTGTTCGTGTCGACGCACTGCTCCGCGGCGTCGGCCGCGGCCTGTGCGGCGTGGATGAGAAGGGGGGACACCGTCGTTCCTTCGGGGGAGGGGACCCGCCGGGGAGGCCGGTCCGTGGATGGCTCGAATTCTACCGATGGTCGCCGGTAAATTCTGGGGATCCGTGCAAGGGGCGTGCTGGCAGTGTGACACGACC from Actinomyces radicidentis includes these protein-coding regions:
- a CDS encoding molybdopterin-dependent oxidoreductase, encoding MSPLLIHAAQAAADAAEQCVDTNTFPMWIRFTHLVNFILMGMLIRSGIEILASHPRLYFNDQCAPGSEWIRFTKDKVPWEEGAFTARDDQRDLSPLIALPGHAKIGLGRAWHGIATTLWMLNGFIYVGCLIGFGLAGRLVPTSWSIFPDAWHSLLTYLHLQAPSLCDFTPYDGLQQLAYFAIIFIAAPLMMITGPAMSPAVIGRFPWYAKMLHNRQTARSLHFLGLVIYLGFALVHVVLVFVVHRDHNLTHIVYGHYDPARAGSALAIVLITVAIVVALWIAQSYWTLSDLRRSQRVLWGATRPVKKLTIDHFSSTQRTKKVWTEKDISPFHWVNTRTPSMDESEEWHELAAGDFKDFRLEVGGMVSHPASFSLEELREIATQSQITMHTCMQGWTGIAKWTGIRVRDLLDQVGEIDPEAKWVMFESFGKAQHMHDGRPVEPYYTCLPLDLALEDETLLAWSRNDEPLSGMFGAPLRLRCESGHGYKMVKWVRSVTMIRDYREVGDGMGGTREDSGYQDVDARI